The following proteins are co-located in the Vigna angularis cultivar LongXiaoDou No.4 chromosome 2, ASM1680809v1, whole genome shotgun sequence genome:
- the LOC108328066 gene encoding 10 kDa chaperonin, mitochondrial: MAKRLIPLFNRVLVEKIVPPSKTNAGILLPEKSSKLNSGKVIAVGPGIHSKDGKLIPVAVNEGDTVLLPEYGGTEVKLDNKEYHLYRDDDILGTLHD; this comes from the exons ATGGCAAAGCGTTTGATTCCACTGTTCAATCGTGTTTTGGTGGAGAAAATCGTGCCTCCATCAAAGACCAATGCTGGCATTTTGTTACCAGAGAAATCCTCCAAG CTGAATTCCGGGAAAGTTATTGCTGTTGGCCCTGGCATTCATAGTAAGGATGGGAAGCTAATTCCAGTGGCTGTAAATGAAGGTGACACTGTTCTTTTGCCTGAGTATGGGGGAACTGAGGTGAAGCTTGACAACAAAGA GTATCATCTTTATAGAGACGACGATATTCTCGGGACACTGCACGATTGA